AAAGCTTTATAGGTTTTTCACAGGAAGGGCAAAACGAATTGGGCAGGATTATTGACCTGTTCCGGGGAAGCCGGTAGATGCATACATTAAGAAAACTGCCAACAACAGAACCGAATATGAAAATAAGGATGTTTAATATATTCATTAGCATATCTCATTCTTGACTGCCGTTATAACCATAAATAAATATGGGGGCGTACTTACGCCCCCATATTTATATTCACTATTAATTGTTACTTTGGTAACAGAGGGGTAATGTTAGCATTGGCTGACCCGAATGTCCATGTCGGCGTTGTTGCAATATTGGTTGATACCAAATTCATAACACCACCATTAACGTCACTACCTATATTTGCCAGCGTCACATTGATGGTGACAATATCTGAAGCATTGGTAACATTTGCATCAGATACATATTGTGATGGAAGAGTAATGCCAAAGTTAGAATTAATTTCGGTAATGCTTGTAGGGTTGGATGGAATATTTCCTTTTTCTGTATAGTATGCCGTTATGGCATTCTTAAGAGCACCCATTGCACTTGTTACACCCGATAACTTAGCCTTTTTTGTGTATCCAGTATAAGCAGGGATTGCAATTGCAGCGAGGATACCGATGATCGCAATAACGATCAGCAACTCAATTAATGTAAAGCCCTTACTATTTCTGTGAACCTTAATCATAAAAACACCTCCTGAAAGATTTAATATGTATTGCAATATACTTTATAGTATCAATACATTTTCTTGTCAATGATATTCGTCACATTCCTTAGAGATTGGGTTGAAGGCGGCTAAACCGAGGACTCAAGTTCAAAAAAAATATCAATCTTCCTTTTATTTGCTTACCATAAACATATCTGCAAGTTTGGCATACTTTTCGTTCCATTCCTTATTTTCAGTTGGGACAAGCATATGTGCATATTTGAATAGGATTTCTGCATCTCTTCGGTTTCCCGACAAGATTGCAGCAAGACAAACATCATGCATAGATTTATAATCTGTTGTACTAGAAAATGGATCAGTAATCATCTTTAAGATTTTATACGCTTTAGCATACTTTTTCTGCTTCATATATATGTTGCCGATTTCTCTGTATATTTCGACCTTCTTTACTGCTCTGCTTAAGGCCTTTTTATACTCTAAAAGGGCATCATCATACTTTTCCATACCTTGCAATGCATCAGCTTTTAATTGATATCCGACAGGAGATTCCGGGTAGTATTTTATAATGTTTTCGGTATATTGAATTGATTTGCTAAAATTTCTTTTTTTATTTTGCAAAAGCGCCATAAATTGATTTGTATAACCACATCCGGGATATATTTCGATCAGCCTTGATAATTCCTTCAAAATGTTTTCATATCTTTCTCCAGATACAATTACGTCAATATTTACAAAATTAATTACATAAGGGTCTATTTCTTTTAGTTCATATTCATTAACAATCTTTGGAAATTGTTCACTATTTGCATATAAAACGCCTGTTTCATCAAAAAATATGGCTTTGTAACCAGGGTGTTTTGCAATTAATAATTTAAATCCTGTTCTTTCGATAGGTGCTATAATAAATGAAGGATGATATTTTTCTACAATGTAGTTTAGCCCCTTTCCTGTAAAAAAGGCATTATTTGCAATAAAAATATCTTCATTAAGAAAGAGAAAAGGGATTTCCATGTCCATAAATATGTTATACTTCGGATAAAGCATCCATTGCAGATAACCGCCATGGTTTGGATAATTGAAAACCGTTCCTCCTACTGCTTGTATTTTGTTTAAAAAAGTACATATTCCTTCAGGAAGATTTTTATGGGAAAACGGATACCTCGGAAGATTTGTAAACATGTCTTTTATGTTTAAAGAAGAAATAATCATAAAGATAACCAATAAAATTATGCTAAAAGGCTTCAATATATTTTCTTTTATTTTAAAATAATCCAGATCTGTCTTGTCTTTGATTCGTAAAGAAGATGTATCAAATTGCAAAATATCTTTAAAAATAGGCACTGAAAGCAACACATATTCATATACAAAGCGGTTTGCCTTTGTAAGCAGAGCAATCCCGCCTAAAAACATAATTAAATGACATATTCTCCTATAGTTTTTATTAAAAAGAGTTGTTATTGCAGCAATACACGAGATAAAAAACAAAATATTAAAAACCGCTCCATGAGAAAATTTCATTCTTATAATTTGAAACGTGAAAAATTCTTCCGGTTTTATATGTGCTATTTCATTGATATAAAGTGCTGCAAATCCAGTAGGGATAAAAGGTACCCACGTAAGTTGAGAACCATGGGGAGTACAAAAAACAGCGCCTACTGTCAGGATTATTGGAACAACAAAATACAGGTCCTCCTTTCTGATATGTGTTTTGCTTATTGTATATCTGATAAAGAACTCTATCAGATATGACAGCACAATCAAAAGCATGACAGGATACTCTATCCCGTGAAGATTAACCCACAATACTGCAATAAATGGCAAGGCCACTACGTATCTTGGTTTTAATTCAATGATGAAGATAAAAAGAATTATGAAGAAATATGTAAATATATGTGGTCTTATTAAATGAAAACGCGGTAGCAGCATAAGCATATACAGTGAAAAAACCAATACCGTATACAAATCAGGCTTATTCTTTATGCCTCTGTTTAAAATCAGATAAATAATAAATATCGTTGCGAGAAAAATAATTGCACGAAGAAAAATAAGGCCATAATAGCCTGAAAATGAATAGATTTTGTAAACTAGGACCTGAAATAACCAATAATAATCAACCCATTCGCGAGGAGGAGTAATGAAGGAGAAGAAACTGCTATCCCTTGGTATCATCCCATTCTGAAGGATATATCTGCCTCCGTTCAGGTGATACCAGAGGTCTGTATCTCCGGCATAAATTGGCCACTGGACAAGATAATATGAAACAAACGCAAAGAGAAAGAAGATGTAGAACAGGTAATAATTTTCTTGATTTTTAAAAAACTCTTTATAATTTAATTTTTCCATAGATGTAAAATTTATTAAACAGTACTATAATTTACCTTATTTATTCAAGGAGATTCAAAGGCAACAGATTGATAAAGAAGATAGACCTCGTTTCGGACGATATGGAAAAGCCGGGACTCAACAGGATCAGGTTACTGCCCCCGGAAAACCCGTCAATTGCCAAAGATGCCTCAATTTCGATCCCTGAGCCCTTGAAATCCTTCTTCCTTTATTTTTGAAATATTCTTTCAATATGCAAGGTTACACACGGTATTAAGAAATTCTGTAATAGAGCTTTTACTTGTAAATTAAATAACATTGCAGTATAATTAAGAAAAGGAGCATGAGGATCAAGGTTAAGTCTGTCCTTGAAAAACTTTACCTTCCTTCCATAAGACCCCCCTTGCAGTTACTTTAATACTTCAATGTACAGTGCAGGAGAAAACCCGGAGGAGATTCTTGTATGGCAGTGAACAGTGCGCGTCTTGACGTCTGTCCAAGGATATCCGCAGCAATATTTATTATATACTTGATAGCAGCAACCATGCTCTTTTCTGTTGTTGATGCTTGGGCTGGAGCGCAGATTGATTGCCCAAGCTCCCTGAAAGCATATAGTATCGATCCAAAGATGAATAACTACAATTGCAACTGTTCCAATGGCAATCGGAGCATGCCGGTATGCACACCTAAATCCGGATCATCAAAGAAATCACTTTCCGGCAGTAAGTCCAGCAGCCGCTCCATGAATAACGATATCAAGCTGCAGTTGTTCCAGGGTTTGCTGGATGGAATGATGCAGGGGCCAAAAAATAAAGCCCCATCCCGACAGCAACAGGAGGCGCAACAAGAGGCACAGCGGCAACAACAAATGCAAAGAGAGCAGAAGGAAAGGGAACTGGAGTTTGCGCGACAGAAGGATTTTGCTGAGAAAAAGGATCAGCTCCTGGGAACTCTCAAGGGGTCCAGTACGGGAGCCCTTGTAGATTTTAAAAATCTTGATGGAGATGCCGAAACAATGAGAAAAGCAGCGGGCGATCCCTTCGATCAACCGTCTGCCACTAACGGCAAAATTGAAATTTCCACAGGAACTAATTTTTTTGGAACTACACTTACAGAACCTGAAATATCTACGTTGATGGAGCCAGAAAATGACCCGATAATTGTTGATTTAAGGGATGCAAGTACTTTTGTTGTCCAGAGTTTAAAGCAAAATAAAGAAGCGATAAAAAAAGTAGAAAAACCTAAAAAAGAAGAAAAAAAACAGAAGACTGAAAGAGGAGAATGTAAGGAAATAATTGCTAAATACAATAAGCAAGTTGGTGACATGCAGAAATTTCAAAAACAAATTGAATTTACTAAAAGTCAACTTGATGAATGGAAACAGAAAAACGACGCCGCTTTCTGGAATGCAGTTATTGATGGATCATCTTTTGCTGTTGGTGAATTTTTTGATTATTTAAAGGAAACCAGAAGCGGAGCGGAGAATGTTAAACGAAATTTGGAATTGATTGAAACTAAATTAATAAAAGGAAATGTATATACTCACGCACAAATTGAGAGCCTGAAAATGAAACTAAATTTAAGAATGGCTGAATACAAAATTGCCAAGTATACTTCGGAATTTAGCAATATAGCAGATTATTTTGATTATGTTAAAAATGTAATTCAGTCTTCTGTTGCAAAAATAGGCGAAACAGATGCAGATATAAAAGAATTACTGTCAAATCCAAAGGTTAAAGAATATTTAAGCGAATATCCTACTATTGATACTGCACAGTTTTTATCTGGAAAATCAATAACCGCATTTTTAGCAAGAAAAGGATTTTCTAAATATTCTTATGTCGGTATTGCACAGTTGGTTGTGAACACAGCATACAACGCCACAGATATGTATTTAAGTTATAAAAACATTTGCACTCTGCGCAATGCTTCTGGTAAAGAGTTGGAATCAGCCAAGTATATTCAAAATCAAATTACTAATACATATAATAAAATTGTTGAATGCAGAGCTCAGTAACCCATTTTGATGGAGGCGCACCTGAAAGATTTTCATGGACAGATTGATGTATCATGCCGAAAAAATCACTAAGTTGGATCAGGAAGTCAAACAACTTAAGAAAACAGTTACCGGAGAAGAGAACAGAGCGGCAATCGTCGGACCAGAATAAGAAAAAGGAGAAGGAATAATGAGCAAATCTTATCACCGTTTAATAATAATAGCATTGGTCATCATGGGGCTGACGGCACCTGTTTTCGGGCAGAACAGTGCTGACGAAGCCCGCAAACATCTTGTACGCGGGATGGTGGCAATCGAAATGGCGAAAAGTGAGGGTGAGCTGGCAGCAGCGGCAGCCGAGTTTAAAAAAGCAACTGAGCTTGCACCAACCATGCCAGCAGCCTGGTACAACCTGGGATCAGTTCAGTCTAAAATGGGACTGCTGAAGGATGCAATAGCCAGCTATCGCCGCTATCTGATTGTGGCACCCAAAGCCAATGACGCACGGCTCGTCAACGATGAGATCATCAAGCTTGAGTACAGGCTTGAGAGAATCGAGAAAGTGGCGGAATTAGCCGGTGTCTGGCTTGTCGGAACAACGACCTTTGCCGTTTCGGTAAACAACGCAGAGTTCATCGCCAAAGGCAGTGTGGGGACCGACGGAGTAACGGTGATCAGTGACGGGGGTGCATTGGTAGGGAAACAAGGAAGGACGCCACGAGGCAATAGCGAGATGGTATTCAAGGGCAGAATAAATGGGTTTTCCATCAAAGGTATGCGTTACAGAGGCCCATTTACGGAGGGAGTCTCGGATTGCACGATACCCGGTGATCAGAGTGAGTTTACAGGCACTGTCAGCGAAGATGGCAATAATATCACTCTTAATTTTCAAAAGGGCTTATATCAGGCAGACAGGGATGCGGGGATTTTCTTCGGTCTGGATTCATGCACCGGTGTAACGAAAACCGGCGATATGCCCCAGACATACGTCCTCACGAGACATGGCGGGGTTCCGGGCAAAACCGATTCGGCCGGGAAAAAGCTTAAAAATGACATTGGCCTCGTTGGGTTAAAAATATCGGAAACAGATCCTCAACTCATTGCGGATGTTTTGCAGGGCTTGCCGGCGGCCGAAGCGGGGATTAAAATTGGCGACCGTGTCCTGAAGGTAGACGGGAAAGATGCCAGGGGTTTGACCATCCAGCAATTGGTGGGATTGATTAGAGGGCAGGTCAGAAAGTCAAACAAC
The sequence above is drawn from the Pseudomonadota bacterium genome and encodes:
- a CDS encoding prepilin peptidase, giving the protein MNILNILIFIFGSVVGSFLNVCIYRLPRNRSIILPNSFCPSCEKPIKL
- a CDS encoding pilin produces the protein MIKVHRNSKGFTLIELLIVIAIIGILAAIAIPAYTGYTKKAKLSGVTSAMGALKNAITAYYTEKGNIPSNPTSITEINSNFGITLPSQYVSDANVTNASDIVTINVTLANIGSDVNGGVMNLVSTNIATTPTWTFGSANANITPLLPK
- a CDS encoding PDZ domain-containing protein: MSKSYHRLIIIALVIMGLTAPVFGQNSADEARKHLVRGMVAIEMAKSEGELAAAAAEFKKATELAPTMPAAWYNLGSVQSKMGLLKDAIASYRRYLIVAPKANDARLVNDEIIKLEYRLERIEKVAELAGVWLVGTTTFAVSVNNAEFIAKGSVGTDGVTVISDGGALVGKQGRTPRGNSEMVFKGRINGFSIKGMRYRGPFTEGVSDCTIPGDQSEFTGTVSEDGNNITLNFQKGLYQADRDAGIFFGLDSCTGVTKTGDMPQTYVLTRHGGVPGKTDSAGKKLKNDIGLVGLKISETDPQLIADVLQGLPAAEAGIKIGDRVLKVDGKDARGLTIQQLVGLIRGQVRKSNNLR